From a region of the Zingiber officinale cultivar Zhangliang chromosome 4B, Zo_v1.1, whole genome shotgun sequence genome:
- the LOC121975586 gene encoding glutamic acid-rich protein-like isoform X2: protein MEECKPSSDAEETLVENGSASPREDKIRGTFDSQNKGTTNISEEIPILEGSVPLEHENFVPDSGSKKNEDESKEKEEAEEKKHIEVNSVEKETDHEESKEVVLDRGDKGNEDDSDKKEVDDEKKHTEETAVAKEMDNEESKEGEKIEASDTMEEENKIEETNEENMIEATSAVSKENDLEQTKDDKETRDTNVSTEDAKTVDEEGDKGEEGETTDMVKPNDIKELKEDKMTDAASIVKSEDVKVADVEGDKVMPLEDVKMVETQVGESEEGIEEKGVEQEPQGGENDTDSGKNGSIEKKDEDKKVVGFKRKRSQMQKTKSKGGDSMQKAKELLNSPITSSMERPVRERKTVERLVEVIEKERSKEFQVEKGRGTPLKDIPSVAHKLARKKPADIKLIHQTLFGRRGKAVNFKNHILQFSGFVWHESDEKQRAKMKEKLDKYVKDTLLDLCDLFDLPASKANSRKEELVEKLLDFLVAPHPNTEQSTKSRKRKRPSKGSLSKGSEDNHSKRSRKIRDEASLSEEDKSAPETDDEDDVNTGSPHKGKAVEHSESEDEEDAAHEVSEEDEPEKEDIGKDNKDKKKVPRQRDSVGKEKARSSSKQELAPATTKSSKASSSKHAKPDNDDNGDVSEKVSSRKKKRTDSPKEKTIRSAKQEKDTGKKVGKDKTKQETQQPGKEELRKKICEILKEVDFNTATFTDILKRLATNYKADLTPRKASIKLMIQEELTKLAEAEEDDDDDEDEEPNPENVQVKKQKVA from the exons ATGGAAGAATGTAAACCATCCTCTGACGCAGAGGAAACTTTGGTGGAGAATGGTTCTGCTTCGCCACGTGAAGATAAGATTCGTGGTACCTTCGATTCTCAAAACAAGGGAACCACAAATATAAGTGAAGAAATCCCAATATTGGAAGGATCTGTTCCACTGGAGCATGAGAATTTTGTGCCTGATTCTGGAAGTAAGAAAAATGAAGACGAAAGTAAGGAAAAAGAGGAGGCtgaagagaagaagcacattGAAGTAAATTCTGTAGAAAAAGAGACGGATCATGAAGAATCAAAAGAAGTTGTGCTAGATCGTggagataaaggaaatgaagATGACAGTGACAAAAAGGAGGTTGATGATGAGAAAAAGCACACTGAAGAAACTGCTGTGGCAAAAGAGATGGATAATGAAGAATCAAAAGAAGGTGAAAAGATTGAGGCATCAGATACcatggaagaagaaaataaaatagaagaaACAAATGAAGAGAACATGATTGAGGCAACAAGTGCTGTGTCAAAAGAAAATGATTTGGAACAAACAAAAGATGACAAAGAGACCAGGGACACAAATGTTTCCACTGAGGATGCGAAAACGGTTGATGAAGAAGGTGATAAAGGAGAGGAAGGTGAGACTACTGATATGGTGAAACCAAATGATATAAAAGAGTTGAAAGAAGACAAGATGACTGATGCTGCTAGTATTGTCAAATCTGAGGATGTGAAAGTGGCTGATGTGGAAGGTGATAAAGTGATGCCGCTTGAGGATGTGAAAATGGTAGAAACACAGGTTGGCGAAAGTGAGGAAGGAATAGAAGAGAAGGGAGTGGAACAAGAACCACAAGGAGGAGAAAATGACACGGATAGTGGAAAGAATGGAAGTATTGAAAAGAAGGACGAGGATAAGAAAGTCGTAGGGTTTAAGAGGAAAAGATCTCAGATGCAAAAGACAAAGAGCAAGGGAGGTGACAGTATGCAAAAAGCCAAGGAGTTACTAAATAGTCCAATCACTTCTTCTATGGAACGCCCTGTGCGTGAAAGAAAAACTGTAGAGAGATTGGTAGAAGTTATTGAAAAAGAGAGATCAAAGGAATTTCAAGTTGAAAAG GGACGTGGCACTCCATTGAAGGATATTCCAAGtg TGGCTCACAAATTAGCTAGGAAGAAACCTGCAGATATTAAGTTGATTCATCAGACACTTTTTGGAAGGAGAGGAAAG GCAGTGAATTTCAAAAACCATATTCTCCAGTTTTCTGGTTTTGTATGGCATGAAAGTGAT GAGAAGCAGAGGGCTAAAATGAAGGAGAAACTTGACAAATATGTAAAAGACACATTGCTGGATCTATGTGATTTGTTTGATTTACCTGCTTCTAAAGCCAACTCTAGAAAG GAAGAGCTTGTGGAAAAGCTATTGGACTTCTTGGTTGCCCCTCATCCTAACACTGAA caATCGACAAAATCAAGAAAACGCAAGAGACCATCTAAGGGAAGTTTGTCAAAGGGAAGTGAAGATAATCATTCAAAGAGGTCTAGGAAG ATAAGAGATGAGGCCTCTCTGAGTGAAGAAGATAAAAGTGCACCAGAAACAGATGATGAGGATGATGTCAACACTGGCAGTCCTCATAAAGGCAAAGCAGTTGAGCATTCAGAGAGTGAGGATGAGGAGGATGCAGCTCATGAAGTGTCTGAGGAAGATGAACCTGAAAAAGAAGATATAGGAAAGGACAATAAGGACAAGAAGAAAGTTCCTAGACAAAGGGATTCTGTTGGCAAGGAAAAGGCTAGGAGTAGCTCTAAGCAGGAGCTAGCTCCTGCGACTACCAAGAGTTCTAAGGCATCATCTTCCAAACATGCAAAACCGGATAATGATGACAATGGGGATGtaagtgaaaaggtttcctccaggaagaagaaaaggactgATTCACCCAAGGAAAAGACCATTAGATCAGCAAAGCAAGAGAAGGATACTG GTAAAAAGGTTGGCAAAGATAAAACAAAACAAGAGACTCAACAACCAGGCAAagaggaactgagaaagaaaatatgTGAAATTCTGAAGGAAGTTGACTTCAACACG GCTACTTTCACTGACATTTTGAAACGGCTAG CTACTAACTATAAAGCGGATCTGACCCCGCGAAAAGCATCTATAAAGCTCATGATCCAGGAGGAGCTGACCAAACTAGCAGAAGCTGAAGAAGATGACGATGATGATGAAGACGAAGAACCAAACCCTGAGAACGTGCAGGTGAAGAAGCAAAAGGTTGCCTGA
- the LOC121975589 gene encoding uncharacterized protein LOC121975589 isoform X1 — MSSSKRQGPPKHQNKYAWKPNAGCKINESELGGKLRPFSSISGVCPRCKEQIDWKRRYGKYKPILEPAKCQKCGKRSVRQAYHNICSSCSKDHGICAKCCCRTDDIVGRDVSELESERKALEEAIQNARERDRRTLLRAMDKKRPGTSPAVPKIGDRSREGDLFPAKTLDEYAASAGLRDNDKHDEDHTDEEGEEEEQEEEEEEGNEEDLDKEDKLFTLGKKTEAKRDNETGARRPPVPLLAVCHRHHCRRRFFSSPARSLARSNCSSSQVMSVRMNCHSRVMAACIALLCLCRCRHWGPAKEVPIDGTLRCWIRCIFPMGGNHI, encoded by the exons ATGTCGTCGTCCAAGCGTCAGGGGCCTCCCAAGCACCAGAACAAATACGCATGGAAGCCCAACGCCGGCTGCAAGATCAACGAATCG GAACTAGGGGGAAAGCTCCGACCTTTCTCTTCCATAAGCGGAGTTTGCCCACGGTGCAAAGAGCAAATCGATTGGAAACGAAG ATACGGAAAGTATAAACCTATATTGGAGCCTGCCAAATG CCAGAAGTGCGGGAAACGATCAGTTCGGCAGGCTTACCATAATATTTGCTCCT CATGCTCAAAGGATCATGGTATATGCGCAAAGTGTTGCTGTCGCACTGATGATATTGTTGGAAG GGACGTTTCTGAGTTGGAGTCTGAGCGCAAGGCACTTGAGGAg GCCATTCAAAATGCCCGGGAAAGAGATAGAAGGACACTTCTTCGTGCT ATGGACAAAAAGAGGCCTGGAACAAGTCCAGCAGTTCCTAAAATTGGAGATAGAAGCAGAGAGGGAGATCTATTTCCGGCTAAAACTCTAGATGAATATGCTGCCAGTGCAGGACTCCGTGacaatgataagcatgatgaagACCACACTgatgaggaaggagaagaagaagaacaggaggaggaggaggaggaaggcaaTGAGGAAGATCTTGACAAAGAAGATAAG CTGTTTACCCTTGGGAAGAAGACGGAAGCGAAAAGAGACAATGAAACAGGAGCGAGGAG GCCACCTGTGCCATTATTGGCAGTCTGTCATCGACATCATTGCCGTCGGCGTTTCTTCTCGTCACCTGCTCGCTCGCTCGCTCGCTCGAATTGCAGCAGTTCACAGGTAATGTCTGTTCGCATGAATTGTCACTCACGAGTAATGGCTGCTTGCATTGCTCTCCTTTGCCTTTGCAGGTGCAGGCATTGGGGCCCGGCCAAAGAGGTTCCCATAGATGGGACGCTAAGATGTTGGATCAGGTGTATCTTTCCAATGGGAGGTaatcatatataa
- the LOC121975587 gene encoding UDP-arabinopyranose mutase 1-like, which translates to MASKGSSSSSIPITPLLKDELDIVIPTIRNLEFLEMWRPFFQPYHLIIVQDGDPSKTIKVPEGFDYELYNRNDINRILGPKASCISFKDSACRCFGYMVSKKKYIYTIDDDCFVAKDPSGKAINALEQHVKNLLSPSTPFFFNTLYDPYREGADFVRGYPFSLREGVKTAVSHGLWLNIPDYDAPTQLVKPRERNQRYVDAVLTIPKGTLFPMCGMNLAFDRELIGPAMYFGLMGDGQPIGRYDDMWAGWCVKVICDHLALGVKTGLPYIWHSKASNPFVNLKKEYNGIFWQEEIIPFFQTAVLTKECSTVQKCYIELSKQVREKLGKIDPYFSKLADAMVTWIEAWDELNPSGDIAEAANAPAKGKK; encoded by the exons ATGGCGAGCAAGGGATCATCGTCTTCTTCGATCCCGATCACGCCGCTGCTGAAGGACGAGCTCGACATCGTGATCCCCACGATCCGGAACCTGGAATTCCTGGAGATGTGGCGGCCCTTCTTCCAGCCCTACCATCTGATCATCGTGCAGGATGGAGATCCGAGCAAGACGATCAAGGTGCCCGAAGGGTTCGACTACGAACTCTACAACCGCAACGACATCAACCGCATCCTCGGCCCCAAGGCCTCCTGCATCTCCTTCAAGGACTCCGCCTGCCGATGCTTCGGCTACATGGTCTCCAAGAAGAAGTACATCTACACCATTGACGACGACTGCTTC GTTGCTAAAGATCCTTCTGGCAAGGCGATCAATGCACTGGAACAGCATGTTAAGAATCTTCTTTCCCCATCTACTCCCTTCTTCTTCAACACCTTGTATGATCCATACCGTGAAGGTGCAGACTTCGTTCGTGGATATCCCTTCAGCCTCAGAGAAGGTGTTAAAACGGCAGTTTCTCATGGCCTTTGGCTCAACATTCCTGATTATGATGCTCCCACACAGCTTGTAAAGCCTCGTGAGAGGAACCAAAG GTATGTTGATGCAGTTCTTACGATACCCAAGGGAACATTGTTTCCCATGTGTGGAATGAACTTGGCATTTGACCGTGAGCTCATTGGCCCTGCTATGTACTTTGGACTCATGGGTGATGGTCAACCTATTGGGCGTTACGATGATATGTGGGCCGGTTGGTGTGTCAAG GTAATCTGTGATCACTTGGCACTTGGAGTGAAGACTGGGTTACCCTACATCTGGCACAGCAAAGCAAGCAACCCGTTCGTGAACTTGAAAAAGGAATACAATGGCATCTTCTGGCAAGAAGAGATCATCCCCTTCTTCCAAACTGCTGTTCTTACAAAGGAATGCAGCACTGTGCAAAAATGCTACATTGAATTGTCTAAGCAAGTGAGGGAAAAGCTTGGGAAGATCGACCCCTACTTCAGCAAGCTTGCAGATGCCATGGTGACATGGATTGAGGCTTGGGATGAGCTCAACCCATCTGGAGATATTGCTGAAGCAGCCAATGCCCCGGCCAAGGGGAAAAAATAG
- the LOC121975589 gene encoding uncharacterized protein LOC121975589 isoform X4 codes for MEAQRRLQDQRIGGKLRPFSSISGVCPRCKEQIDWKRRYGKYKPILEPAKCQKCGKRSVRQAYHNICSSCSKDHGICAKCCCRTDDIVGRDVSELESERKALEEAIQNARERDRRTLLRAMDKKRPGTSPAVPKIGDRSREGDLFPAKTLDEYAASAGLRDNDKHDEDHTDEEGEEEEQEEEEEEGNEEDLDKEDKLFTLGKKTEAKRDNETGARRPPVPLLAVCHRHHCRRRFFSSPARSLARSNCSSSQVMSVRMNCHSRVMAACIALLCLCRCRHWGPAKEVPIDGTLRCWIRCIFPMGGNHI; via the exons ATGGAAGCCCAACGCCGGCTGCAAGATCAACGAATCG GGGGAAAGCTCCGACCTTTCTCTTCCATAAGCGGAGTTTGCCCACGGTGCAAAGAGCAAATCGATTGGAAACGAAG ATACGGAAAGTATAAACCTATATTGGAGCCTGCCAAATG CCAGAAGTGCGGGAAACGATCAGTTCGGCAGGCTTACCATAATATTTGCTCCT CATGCTCAAAGGATCATGGTATATGCGCAAAGTGTTGCTGTCGCACTGATGATATTGTTGGAAG GGACGTTTCTGAGTTGGAGTCTGAGCGCAAGGCACTTGAGGAg GCCATTCAAAATGCCCGGGAAAGAGATAGAAGGACACTTCTTCGTGCT ATGGACAAAAAGAGGCCTGGAACAAGTCCAGCAGTTCCTAAAATTGGAGATAGAAGCAGAGAGGGAGATCTATTTCCGGCTAAAACTCTAGATGAATATGCTGCCAGTGCAGGACTCCGTGacaatgataagcatgatgaagACCACACTgatgaggaaggagaagaagaagaacaggaggaggaggaggaggaaggcaaTGAGGAAGATCTTGACAAAGAAGATAAG CTGTTTACCCTTGGGAAGAAGACGGAAGCGAAAAGAGACAATGAAACAGGAGCGAGGAG GCCACCTGTGCCATTATTGGCAGTCTGTCATCGACATCATTGCCGTCGGCGTTTCTTCTCGTCACCTGCTCGCTCGCTCGCTCGCTCGAATTGCAGCAGTTCACAGGTAATGTCTGTTCGCATGAATTGTCACTCACGAGTAATGGCTGCTTGCATTGCTCTCCTTTGCCTTTGCAGGTGCAGGCATTGGGGCCCGGCCAAAGAGGTTCCCATAGATGGGACGCTAAGATGTTGGATCAGGTGTATCTTTCCAATGGGAGGTaatcatatataa
- the LOC121975589 gene encoding uncharacterized protein LOC121975589 isoform X3, with product MSSSKRQGPPKHQNKYAWKPNAGCKINESELGGKLRPFSSISGVCPRCKEQIDWKRRYGKYKPILEPAKCQKCGKRSVRQAYHNICSSCSKDHGICAKCCCRTDDIVGRDVSELESERKALEEAIQNARERDRRTLLRAMDKKRPGTSPAVPKIGDRSREGDLFPAKTLDEYAASAGLRDNDKHDEDHTDEEGEEEEQEEEEEEGNEEDLDKEDKLFTLGKKTEAKRDNETGARRPPVPLLAVCHRHHCRRRFFSSPARSLARSNCSSSQVQALGPGQRGSHRWDAKMLDQVYLSNGRVVTCWKHYVRS from the exons ATGTCGTCGTCCAAGCGTCAGGGGCCTCCCAAGCACCAGAACAAATACGCATGGAAGCCCAACGCCGGCTGCAAGATCAACGAATCG GAACTAGGGGGAAAGCTCCGACCTTTCTCTTCCATAAGCGGAGTTTGCCCACGGTGCAAAGAGCAAATCGATTGGAAACGAAG ATACGGAAAGTATAAACCTATATTGGAGCCTGCCAAATG CCAGAAGTGCGGGAAACGATCAGTTCGGCAGGCTTACCATAATATTTGCTCCT CATGCTCAAAGGATCATGGTATATGCGCAAAGTGTTGCTGTCGCACTGATGATATTGTTGGAAG GGACGTTTCTGAGTTGGAGTCTGAGCGCAAGGCACTTGAGGAg GCCATTCAAAATGCCCGGGAAAGAGATAGAAGGACACTTCTTCGTGCT ATGGACAAAAAGAGGCCTGGAACAAGTCCAGCAGTTCCTAAAATTGGAGATAGAAGCAGAGAGGGAGATCTATTTCCGGCTAAAACTCTAGATGAATATGCTGCCAGTGCAGGACTCCGTGacaatgataagcatgatgaagACCACACTgatgaggaaggagaagaagaagaacaggaggaggaggaggaggaaggcaaTGAGGAAGATCTTGACAAAGAAGATAAG CTGTTTACCCTTGGGAAGAAGACGGAAGCGAAAAGAGACAATGAAACAGGAGCGAGGAG GCCACCTGTGCCATTATTGGCAGTCTGTCATCGACATCATTGCCGTCGGCGTTTCTTCTCGTCACCTGCTCGCTCGCTCGCTCGCTCGAATTGCAGCAGTTCACAG GTGCAGGCATTGGGGCCCGGCCAAAGAGGTTCCCATAGATGGGACGCTAAGATGTTGGATCAGGTGTATCTTTCCAATGGGAG AGTCGTAACCTGCTGGAAACACTATGTTCGTAGCTGA
- the LOC121975589 gene encoding uncharacterized protein LOC121975589 isoform X2, translating to MSSSKRQGPPKHQNKYAWKPNAGCKINESELGGKLRPFSSISGVCPRCKEQIDWKRRYGKYKPILEPAKCQKCGKRSVRQAYHNICSSCSKDHGICAKCCCRTDDIVGRDVSELESERKALEEAIQNARERDRRTLLRAMDKKRPGTSPAVPKIGDRSREGDLFPAKTLDEYAASAGLRDNDKHDEDHTDEEGEEEEQEEEEEEGNEEDLDKEDKLFTLGKKTEAKRDNETGARRPPVPLLAVCHRHHCRRRFFSSPARSLARSNCSSSQVMSVRMNCHSRVMAACIALLCLCRCRHWGPAKEVPIDGTLRCWIRCIFPMGES from the exons ATGTCGTCGTCCAAGCGTCAGGGGCCTCCCAAGCACCAGAACAAATACGCATGGAAGCCCAACGCCGGCTGCAAGATCAACGAATCG GAACTAGGGGGAAAGCTCCGACCTTTCTCTTCCATAAGCGGAGTTTGCCCACGGTGCAAAGAGCAAATCGATTGGAAACGAAG ATACGGAAAGTATAAACCTATATTGGAGCCTGCCAAATG CCAGAAGTGCGGGAAACGATCAGTTCGGCAGGCTTACCATAATATTTGCTCCT CATGCTCAAAGGATCATGGTATATGCGCAAAGTGTTGCTGTCGCACTGATGATATTGTTGGAAG GGACGTTTCTGAGTTGGAGTCTGAGCGCAAGGCACTTGAGGAg GCCATTCAAAATGCCCGGGAAAGAGATAGAAGGACACTTCTTCGTGCT ATGGACAAAAAGAGGCCTGGAACAAGTCCAGCAGTTCCTAAAATTGGAGATAGAAGCAGAGAGGGAGATCTATTTCCGGCTAAAACTCTAGATGAATATGCTGCCAGTGCAGGACTCCGTGacaatgataagcatgatgaagACCACACTgatgaggaaggagaagaagaagaacaggaggaggaggaggaggaaggcaaTGAGGAAGATCTTGACAAAGAAGATAAG CTGTTTACCCTTGGGAAGAAGACGGAAGCGAAAAGAGACAATGAAACAGGAGCGAGGAG GCCACCTGTGCCATTATTGGCAGTCTGTCATCGACATCATTGCCGTCGGCGTTTCTTCTCGTCACCTGCTCGCTCGCTCGCTCGCTCGAATTGCAGCAGTTCACAGGTAATGTCTGTTCGCATGAATTGTCACTCACGAGTAATGGCTGCTTGCATTGCTCTCCTTTGCCTTTGCAGGTGCAGGCATTGGGGCCCGGCCAAAGAGGTTCCCATAGATGGGACGCTAAGATGTTGGATCAGGTGTATCTTTCCAATGGGAG AGTCGTAA
- the LOC121975586 gene encoding glutamic acid-rich protein-like isoform X1: MEECKPSSDAEETLVENGSASPREDKIRGTFDSQNKGTTNISEEIPILEGSVPLEHENFVPDSGSKKNEDESKEKEEAEEKKHIEVNSVEKETDHEESKEVVLDRGDKGNEDDSDKKEVDDEKKHTEETAVAKEMDNEESKEGEKIEASDTMEEENKIEETNEENMIEATSAVSKENDLEQTKDDKETRDTNVSTEDAKTVDEEGDKGEEGETTDMVKPNDIKELKEDKMTDAASIVKSEDVKVADVEGDKVMPLEDVKMVETQVGESEEGIEEKGVEQEPQGGENDTDSGKNGSIEKKDEDKKVVGFKRKRSQMQKTKSKGGDSMQKAKELLNSPITSSMERPVRERKTVERLVEVIEKERSKEFQVEKGRGTPLKDIPSVAHKLARKKPADIKLIHQTLFGRRGKAVNFKNHILQFSGFVWHESDEKQRAKMKEKLDKYVKDTLLDLCDLFDLPASKANSRKEELVEKLLDFLVAPHPNTEQSTKSRKRKRPSKGSLSKGSEDNHSKRSRKKQIRDEASLSEEDKSAPETDDEDDVNTGSPHKGKAVEHSESEDEEDAAHEVSEEDEPEKEDIGKDNKDKKKVPRQRDSVGKEKARSSSKQELAPATTKSSKASSSKHAKPDNDDNGDVSEKVSSRKKKRTDSPKEKTIRSAKQEKDTGKKVGKDKTKQETQQPGKEELRKKICEILKEVDFNTATFTDILKRLATNYKADLTPRKASIKLMIQEELTKLAEAEEDDDDDEDEEPNPENVQVKKQKVA, translated from the exons ATGGAAGAATGTAAACCATCCTCTGACGCAGAGGAAACTTTGGTGGAGAATGGTTCTGCTTCGCCACGTGAAGATAAGATTCGTGGTACCTTCGATTCTCAAAACAAGGGAACCACAAATATAAGTGAAGAAATCCCAATATTGGAAGGATCTGTTCCACTGGAGCATGAGAATTTTGTGCCTGATTCTGGAAGTAAGAAAAATGAAGACGAAAGTAAGGAAAAAGAGGAGGCtgaagagaagaagcacattGAAGTAAATTCTGTAGAAAAAGAGACGGATCATGAAGAATCAAAAGAAGTTGTGCTAGATCGTggagataaaggaaatgaagATGACAGTGACAAAAAGGAGGTTGATGATGAGAAAAAGCACACTGAAGAAACTGCTGTGGCAAAAGAGATGGATAATGAAGAATCAAAAGAAGGTGAAAAGATTGAGGCATCAGATACcatggaagaagaaaataaaatagaagaaACAAATGAAGAGAACATGATTGAGGCAACAAGTGCTGTGTCAAAAGAAAATGATTTGGAACAAACAAAAGATGACAAAGAGACCAGGGACACAAATGTTTCCACTGAGGATGCGAAAACGGTTGATGAAGAAGGTGATAAAGGAGAGGAAGGTGAGACTACTGATATGGTGAAACCAAATGATATAAAAGAGTTGAAAGAAGACAAGATGACTGATGCTGCTAGTATTGTCAAATCTGAGGATGTGAAAGTGGCTGATGTGGAAGGTGATAAAGTGATGCCGCTTGAGGATGTGAAAATGGTAGAAACACAGGTTGGCGAAAGTGAGGAAGGAATAGAAGAGAAGGGAGTGGAACAAGAACCACAAGGAGGAGAAAATGACACGGATAGTGGAAAGAATGGAAGTATTGAAAAGAAGGACGAGGATAAGAAAGTCGTAGGGTTTAAGAGGAAAAGATCTCAGATGCAAAAGACAAAGAGCAAGGGAGGTGACAGTATGCAAAAAGCCAAGGAGTTACTAAATAGTCCAATCACTTCTTCTATGGAACGCCCTGTGCGTGAAAGAAAAACTGTAGAGAGATTGGTAGAAGTTATTGAAAAAGAGAGATCAAAGGAATTTCAAGTTGAAAAG GGACGTGGCACTCCATTGAAGGATATTCCAAGtg TGGCTCACAAATTAGCTAGGAAGAAACCTGCAGATATTAAGTTGATTCATCAGACACTTTTTGGAAGGAGAGGAAAG GCAGTGAATTTCAAAAACCATATTCTCCAGTTTTCTGGTTTTGTATGGCATGAAAGTGAT GAGAAGCAGAGGGCTAAAATGAAGGAGAAACTTGACAAATATGTAAAAGACACATTGCTGGATCTATGTGATTTGTTTGATTTACCTGCTTCTAAAGCCAACTCTAGAAAG GAAGAGCTTGTGGAAAAGCTATTGGACTTCTTGGTTGCCCCTCATCCTAACACTGAA caATCGACAAAATCAAGAAAACGCAAGAGACCATCTAAGGGAAGTTTGTCAAAGGGAAGTGAAGATAATCATTCAAAGAGGTCTAGGAAG AAACAGATAAGAGATGAGGCCTCTCTGAGTGAAGAAGATAAAAGTGCACCAGAAACAGATGATGAGGATGATGTCAACACTGGCAGTCCTCATAAAGGCAAAGCAGTTGAGCATTCAGAGAGTGAGGATGAGGAGGATGCAGCTCATGAAGTGTCTGAGGAAGATGAACCTGAAAAAGAAGATATAGGAAAGGACAATAAGGACAAGAAGAAAGTTCCTAGACAAAGGGATTCTGTTGGCAAGGAAAAGGCTAGGAGTAGCTCTAAGCAGGAGCTAGCTCCTGCGACTACCAAGAGTTCTAAGGCATCATCTTCCAAACATGCAAAACCGGATAATGATGACAATGGGGATGtaagtgaaaaggtttcctccaggaagaagaaaaggactgATTCACCCAAGGAAAAGACCATTAGATCAGCAAAGCAAGAGAAGGATACTG GTAAAAAGGTTGGCAAAGATAAAACAAAACAAGAGACTCAACAACCAGGCAAagaggaactgagaaagaaaatatgTGAAATTCTGAAGGAAGTTGACTTCAACACG GCTACTTTCACTGACATTTTGAAACGGCTAG CTACTAACTATAAAGCGGATCTGACCCCGCGAAAAGCATCTATAAAGCTCATGATCCAGGAGGAGCTGACCAAACTAGCAGAAGCTGAAGAAGATGACGATGATGATGAAGACGAAGAACCAAACCCTGAGAACGTGCAGGTGAAGAAGCAAAAGGTTGCCTGA
- the LOC121975588 gene encoding mitochondrial import inner membrane translocase subunit TIM50-like — protein MASRFARSRLLPFPVKRRSECRALNVPTAPAKEPLASSDVLFSDQPPPSFSSSTQPPPPPTSSVAARRSWGILKFGSFAALTAAFGTTAYASYAYSLEELEQKANTLREKAKGLGGDDESSFQKYNNLVYSTAMKVPVKALDLYLDLRRAIEDQVQEFTEPSSEKLLPDLHPQEQHVFTLVLDLNETLVYPDWKRDRGWRTFKRPGVDAFLEHLGKLYEIVVYSDQQNVFVDPVIERLDQKGYIRYRLSRAATKYVDGKHYRDLAKLNRDPSRVIYVSGHALESSLQPENSVPIKPWKLENDDTVLLDLIPFLEYVAVHRPADIRQVLASFQGHDIASEFIERSKEYQRKMQEQKQHGRLWRR, from the exons ATGGCTTCTCGCTTTGCCCGATCCCGCCTCCTTCCTTTTCCGGTGAAGCGTCGGAGCGAGTGTAGAGCCCTCAACGTCCCAACTGCCCCTGCCAAGGAGCCCCTCGCCTCCTCTGACGTCCTCTTCAGCGACCAACCACCTCCCTCGTTTTCTTCCTCTActcagccgccgccgccgccaacaTCTTCCGTCGCTGCACGTCGGTCCTGGGGCATCCTCAAGTTTGGATCATTTGCAGCTCTCACTGCCGCCTTCGGAACCACCGCCTATGCCAGTTATG CATATTCTCTGGAAGAATTGGAGCAGAAGGCAAATACATTGCGGGAGAAGGCAAAAGGTTTAGGAGGAGATGATGAGTCCAGTTTCCAA AAATATAACAATTTGGTCTACTCCACAGCCATGAAAG TTCCTGTTAAAGCACTGGATCTCTATCTGGATCTTAGGAGGGCAATTGAAGATCAAGTTCAG GAATTTACTGAACCTTCATCAGAGAAATTGCTTCCTGATTTGCATCCTCAAGAACAGCATGTTTTCACTCTTGTTCTGGATCTTAATGAGACTCTCGTGTACCCTGACTGGAAG CGTGATAGAGGCTGGAGAACATTTAAAAGGCCTGGTGTTGATGCTTTCTTGGAACATCTTGGAAAACTGTATGAAATTGTTGTGTACTCAGATCAACAGAATGTG TTTGTTGATCCTGTCATAGAAAGGTTGGATCAGAAAGGATATATTCGTTATAGGCTATCCAGAGCTGCAACAAAATATGTGGATGGAAAACATTATCGT GATCTAGCAAAGCTGAACAGAGATCCATCGCGTGTAATTTATGTCAGTGGTCATGCTCTTGAATCCTCCCTTCAGCCTGAAAATAGTGTGCCTATCAAACCCTGGAAGCTAGAAAATGATGACACTGTACTTCTAGACCTTATTCCATTTCTTGAAT ATGTAGCCGTCCACAGACCAGCTGATATTAGACAAGTACTGGCATCATTTCAAGGTCATGATATAGCCAGTGAATTTATTGAACGTTCAAAGGAATATCAGAG GAAAATGCAAGAACAGAAACAGCACGGCCGTCTCTGGAGGCGTTAG